A region of Sphingomonas crusticola DNA encodes the following proteins:
- a CDS encoding diacylglycerol/lipid kinase family protein: MAPHRPTQPIPILVNREGGTAASAGPDLEDTIRQACTEVGITAEVQLLDGAEMTAAVEARKHHPLIVVGGGDGTLGQAAGALIAAGSSAVLGILPLGTHNHLALQLGIPKDIAGAIRTLAEGEERRIDVGTVNDLVFLNNASIGLYPLLVRSREAGRRRHGMPKWLANLFAGAAVMRRLRHHRLRVEIAGSAETIRTPLLFVGNNVYSLERGQIGQRAALDEGKLSVFAVATNTRLSVIWFALRALVGRTDAEKDFAALQTCRDFTVNAHAADIHVALDGELHQLRTPLRFESKPGALRVMVPREDAANS; the protein is encoded by the coding sequence ATGGCTCCTCACCGCCCCACACAGCCGATCCCGATCCTGGTGAATCGCGAGGGCGGAACGGCGGCGAGCGCCGGGCCTGATCTCGAAGATACGATCCGCCAAGCCTGCACCGAGGTGGGCATTACTGCGGAGGTCCAGCTGCTCGATGGGGCCGAGATGACGGCGGCGGTCGAAGCGCGTAAGCATCATCCGCTGATCGTTGTCGGCGGCGGCGATGGCACGCTCGGTCAGGCTGCCGGCGCCCTGATCGCCGCGGGCTCGTCGGCGGTGCTCGGCATATTGCCGCTCGGCACGCACAACCACCTGGCCCTGCAGCTCGGCATTCCCAAAGACATAGCCGGCGCGATCCGAACGCTGGCCGAGGGCGAGGAGCGGCGGATCGATGTCGGCACGGTCAACGATCTCGTCTTCCTGAACAATGCCTCGATCGGCCTTTATCCGTTGCTGGTCCGGTCGCGCGAGGCAGGGCGGCGGCGGCACGGCATGCCCAAATGGCTGGCCAACCTGTTTGCCGGGGCCGCCGTGATGCGCCGGCTGAGACACCACCGCCTGCGCGTCGAAATTGCCGGCTCGGCGGAAACGATCCGCACGCCTCTGCTGTTCGTCGGCAATAACGTCTATTCGCTCGAACGCGGACAGATCGGCCAGCGCGCGGCGCTCGACGAGGGCAAGCTCTCCGTTTTTGCGGTGGCCACCAACACGCGGCTGTCCGTCATCTGGTTCGCCCTGCGCGCCTTGGTGGGCCGCACCGACGCTGAAAAGGATTTCGCCGCGCTGCAGACCTGCCGCGATTTCACCGTCAATGCGCACGCCGCCGACATCCACGTCGCGCTCGACGGTGAGCTCCACCAATTGCGAACCCCGCTCCGCTTCGAAAGCAAGCCTGGGGCTTTGCGGGTGATGGTGCCGCGTGAAGACGCTGCGAATTCATAA